One stretch of Juglans microcarpa x Juglans regia isolate MS1-56 chromosome 3D, Jm3101_v1.0, whole genome shotgun sequence DNA includes these proteins:
- the LOC121256148 gene encoding uncharacterized protein At4g15970-like isoform X1, whose protein sequence is MIPPHRLSYHRKPSPPPVTPFPRIGDSSSPTLKMLPEPPATLILGRFLFLVAVSLSCVILFLASDSIRFLRRFQSSTSGSSFNFSSAFDDSPLEAGDGYRLEKVLKDAAMEDSTVIITAINEAWAAPNSVIDLFLESFRIGDHTRRLLNHLVIIALDQKAFARCLVIHTHCFSLVSDGVDFRHEAYFMTPDYLKMMWKRIDFLRSVLEMGYNFVFTDADVMWFRDPFPQFYLDADFQIACDIFLGSSDDVHNRPNGGFNYVKSNNRSVEFYKFWYSSHETFPGYHDQDVLNIIKSHPFILDIGLKMKFLDTAYFGGLCEPSKDLNEVCTMHANCCFGLDNKLHDLRIMLQDWKHFMSLPPRLKRLSNLSWRVPQNCSLSSLHHYDSPKNIEEGGQD, encoded by the exons ATGATACCCCCACACCGTCTGAGTTACCACCGGAAGCCTTCACCTCCGCCAGTGACGCCATTCCCAAGAATCGGTGACTCTTCCTCCCCCACTCTTAAAATGCTGCCTGAACCTCCGGCCACCCTAATCCTCGGCCGCTTTCTTTTCTTGGTCGCCGTCTCCCTCTCCTGCGTGATTCTCTTCCTCGCTTCAGACTCCATCCGGTTCCTCCGTCGCTTCCAATCTTCCACCTCCGGTTCGTCCTTCAACTTCTCCTCTGCCTTCGACGATTCCCCTCTG GAGGCTGGTGACGGATATAGGCTTGAAAAGGTTTTGAAGGATGCTGCCATGGAAGACAGCACTGTTATTATAACAGCTATAAATGAAGCGTGGGCAGCTCCAAATTCGGTGATTGATCTCTTTCTTGAGAGCTTTAGAATTGGAGATCACACCCGTAGACTTTTGAACCATTTGGTGATTATTGCCTTGGATCAAAAGGCATTTGCGCGTTGTCTCGTGATACATACGCACTGCTTTTCTCTTGTCAGTGATGGAGTTGATTTTCGTCATGAGGCGTACTTTATGACCCCTGATTACTTGAAGATGATGTGGAAAAGGATTGATTTCCTGCGCTCTGTTCTTGAGATGGGATACAATTTTGTTTTCACG GATGCTGATGTCATGTGGTTCAGAGACCCATTTCCTCAGTTTTATTTGGATGCGGATTTCCAAATAGCCTGTGACATTTTCTTAGGGAGCTCTGATGATGTGCATAACAGACCCAACGGAGGCTTTAACTATGTGAAGTCAAATAATCGCTCAGTAGAGTTCTACAAATTCTGGTACTCTTCACATGAAACGTTTCCTGGATACCATGATCAGGATGTCCTTAATATCATCAAGTCTCATCCCTTCATCCTAGATATTGGACTAAAGATGAAATTCTTGGACACTGCATATTTTGGTGGGCTTTGCGAACCTAGCAAAGATTTGAATGAAGTTTGTACAATGCACGCAAACTGTTGTTTTGGCCTAGACAACAAGCTCCATGATCTAAGGATTATGCTCCAGGATTGGAAGCATTTTATGTCTTTGCCACCAAGGTTGAAGAGATTGTCAAATTTATCCTGGAGGGTTCCTCAGAATTGCAG TCTCAGTTCACTCCATCATTATGATTCCCCGAAGAACATTGAAGAGGGAGGGCAGGATTGA
- the LOC121256148 gene encoding uncharacterized protein At4g15970-like isoform X2, producing the protein MIPPHRLSYHRKPSPPPVTPFPRIGDSSSPTLKMLPEPPATLILGRFLFLVAVSLSCVILFLASDSIRFLRRFQSSTSGSSFNFSSAFDDSPLAGDGYRLEKVLKDAAMEDSTVIITAINEAWAAPNSVIDLFLESFRIGDHTRRLLNHLVIIALDQKAFARCLVIHTHCFSLVSDGVDFRHEAYFMTPDYLKMMWKRIDFLRSVLEMGYNFVFTDADVMWFRDPFPQFYLDADFQIACDIFLGSSDDVHNRPNGGFNYVKSNNRSVEFYKFWYSSHETFPGYHDQDVLNIIKSHPFILDIGLKMKFLDTAYFGGLCEPSKDLNEVCTMHANCCFGLDNKLHDLRIMLQDWKHFMSLPPRLKRLSNLSWRVPQNCSLSSLHHYDSPKNIEEGGQD; encoded by the exons ATGATACCCCCACACCGTCTGAGTTACCACCGGAAGCCTTCACCTCCGCCAGTGACGCCATTCCCAAGAATCGGTGACTCTTCCTCCCCCACTCTTAAAATGCTGCCTGAACCTCCGGCCACCCTAATCCTCGGCCGCTTTCTTTTCTTGGTCGCCGTCTCCCTCTCCTGCGTGATTCTCTTCCTCGCTTCAGACTCCATCCGGTTCCTCCGTCGCTTCCAATCTTCCACCTCCGGTTCGTCCTTCAACTTCTCCTCTGCCTTCGACGATTCCCCTCTG GCTGGTGACGGATATAGGCTTGAAAAGGTTTTGAAGGATGCTGCCATGGAAGACAGCACTGTTATTATAACAGCTATAAATGAAGCGTGGGCAGCTCCAAATTCGGTGATTGATCTCTTTCTTGAGAGCTTTAGAATTGGAGATCACACCCGTAGACTTTTGAACCATTTGGTGATTATTGCCTTGGATCAAAAGGCATTTGCGCGTTGTCTCGTGATACATACGCACTGCTTTTCTCTTGTCAGTGATGGAGTTGATTTTCGTCATGAGGCGTACTTTATGACCCCTGATTACTTGAAGATGATGTGGAAAAGGATTGATTTCCTGCGCTCTGTTCTTGAGATGGGATACAATTTTGTTTTCACG GATGCTGATGTCATGTGGTTCAGAGACCCATTTCCTCAGTTTTATTTGGATGCGGATTTCCAAATAGCCTGTGACATTTTCTTAGGGAGCTCTGATGATGTGCATAACAGACCCAACGGAGGCTTTAACTATGTGAAGTCAAATAATCGCTCAGTAGAGTTCTACAAATTCTGGTACTCTTCACATGAAACGTTTCCTGGATACCATGATCAGGATGTCCTTAATATCATCAAGTCTCATCCCTTCATCCTAGATATTGGACTAAAGATGAAATTCTTGGACACTGCATATTTTGGTGGGCTTTGCGAACCTAGCAAAGATTTGAATGAAGTTTGTACAATGCACGCAAACTGTTGTTTTGGCCTAGACAACAAGCTCCATGATCTAAGGATTATGCTCCAGGATTGGAAGCATTTTATGTCTTTGCCACCAAGGTTGAAGAGATTGTCAAATTTATCCTGGAGGGTTCCTCAGAATTGCAG TCTCAGTTCACTCCATCATTATGATTCCCCGAAGAACATTGAAGAGGGAGGGCAGGATTGA
- the LOC121255992 gene encoding pentatricopeptide repeat-containing protein At5g13770, chloroplastic, with translation MTISTCSDWSVACINSCRNSHRFNLIPTCKTLPFFSVTRPRFLNFDVYSSGCSSPTLEEPSNSLPVIELNLEFPDSERCQKPDCGNLNDILRGLFADPQTQELAYEYYEKVKQRPEFRPERSTLKHVIRYLLSSSKWGLILQVCEDFRNYQVFPDSSTCSKLIRICIRARKFKIVETLLEDCKANGEVCVSAFVSAMSGYNKLHMYRSTIAAFRRMESSGVLPDLKCYCPIMEAYAKTGDSERVVELFRELQSTQLDFYSSPFCGQIYGILCKSLSESGRAFEALEYFQEMTKKEIILKDSSVYSSLICSFARMREVKVAEQLLEEAKSKRMLRDPEAYLKLVLMYVEEGQMEKTLEIVKAMRDWRLRIPDCIFCAIVNGYSKKRGFQAAVKVYEELISQGCEAGQVTYSSIINAYSQLELYSKAEMAFSEMENKGLDKSVVAYSSIIVMYGRMGRVRDAMRALAKMKERGCEPNVWIYNSLMEIHGKAKNLRQVEKLWKEMKRRKVCADKISYTIIISAYGKARQFETCVRYYKEFRSNGGVIDRVMAGIMVGVFSKSNRIGDLLKLLQDMRSQGTEFDGRLYSSALAALRDAGLQVQAQWLQDCFASKMNLNS, from the coding sequence ATGACCATTTCCACTTGTTCAGACTGGTCTGTAGCTTGCATTAACTCTTGCAGGAATTCCCACAGATTTAATTTGATCCCAACCTGCAAAACCCTTCCTTTTTTCTCTGTAACACGCCCAAGATTCCTAAACTTCGATGTTTACTCCTCGGGTTGCTCATCTCCAACATTAGAAGAGCCCTCTAATAGCTTGCCCGTCATCGAGTTGAACCTCGAGTTTCCCGATTCCGAACGATGCCAAAAACCCGATTGTGgtaatttaaatgatattttacgTGGGTTGTTTGCAGATCCCCAAACCCAAGAGCTCGCGTACGAATactatgaaaaagttaaacaaaGGCCGGAATTTAGGCCTGAGAGATCGACGTTGAAGCATGTAATCAGGTATTTGTTAAGTTCAAGTAAATGGGGTCTGATTTTACAAGTTTGCGAAGATTTTAGGAATTATCAGGTGTTTCCGGATAGCTCCACCTGTTCTAAATTGATTAGGATTTGCATTAGAGctagaaaattcaaaattgtcGAGACTTTGCTTGAAGATTGTAAAGCTAATGGTGAAGTCTGTGTCTCGGCCTTTGTTTCTGCAATGAGTGGCTATAACAAGCTTCATATGTATCGGAGCACGATTGCAGCATTCAGGCGAATGGAATCTTCTGGCGTTCTTCCGGATTTGAAATGTTATTGCCCTATCATGGAAGCTTATGCGAAAACCGGGGATTCTGAGAGAGTGGTTGAATTGTTTCGTGAACTTCAAAGTACGCAACTTGATTTCTATTCATCACCATTCTGCGGTCAGATTTATGGAATTCTCTGCAAGTCTCTAAGCGAATCAGGAAGAGCTTTTGAAGCTCTCGAATACTTCCAAGAAATGACAAAGAAAGAGATCATCTTGAAGGATTCTTCGGTTTACTCTTCTCTGATATGTTCGTTTGCGAGAATGAGAGAAGTCAAGGTGGCCGAACAACTTTTGGAGGAAGCAAAAAGCAAAAGAATGTTGAGAGATCCTGAGGCGTACTTGAAACTCGTGTTGATGTATGTGGAAGAAGGGCAAATGGAGAAGACTCTTGAAATTGTTAAGGCGATGAGAGACTGGAGACTTAGAATTCCCGACTGCATATTCTGTGCAATTGTTAATGGCTACTCCAAGAAAAGAGGGTTTCAGGCCGCAGTTAAGGTTTATGAGGAGCTTATCTCGCAGGGCTGTGAGGCAGGACAAGTTACCTATTCATCAATAATAAATGCCTACAGTCAACTTGAGCTATATTCAAAAGCAGAAATGGCATTTTCCGAGATGGAAAATAAGGGTTTAGATAAATCTGTGGTAGCTTATTCCAGCATTATTGTAATGTATGGGAGGATGGGAAGAGTTAGAGATGCAATGAGAGCGTTGGCCAAGATGAAAGAAAGAGGGTGTGAACCCAATGTATGGATTTACAACTCTCTGATGGAAATACATGGGAAGGCCAAGAATTTGAGGCAGGTTGAGAAGCTTTGGAAGGAAATGAAACGAAGAAAGGTTTGTGCAGATAAGATAAGTTACACTATAATTATCAGTGCTTATGGTAAGGCTAGGCAGTTCGAGACATGTGTGAGATATTACAAAGAGTTCAGGAGCAATGGAGGAGTCATTGACAGGGTGATGGCTGGAATCATGGTTGGAGTTTTTTCAAAGAGTAATCGAATTGGTGATTTGTTGAAGCTTTTGCAGGATATGAGATCTCAAGGAACAGAGTTCGATGGCAGGCTTTATAGTTCAGCTTTGGCTGCATTAAGGGATGCTGGTTTGCAAGTGCAAGCCCAATGGTTGCAGGATTGCTTTGCCTCCAAAATGAACCTAAATAGTTGA